In one window of Oncorhynchus gorbuscha isolate QuinsamMale2020 ecotype Even-year linkage group LG23, OgorEven_v1.0, whole genome shotgun sequence DNA:
- the LOC124011587 gene encoding serine-aspartate repeat-containing protein I-like, with protein sequence MQGKRSQQPASIQPAASQQPASRQPEASHSQQPANNQPATSQQQANHSQQTAGNQPAASHSQPQPATSHSQPQTARNQPADSQQTAGRQPATSQQTASNQPATSQQTASRQPATSQQTASNQPQPASRQPADSQQPASRQPATSHNQPADSQQTASNQPQPASRQPADSQQTATASHSQPADSQQPASRQPATSQQTASNQPATSHSQPQTASRQPATSQQTASRQPATSQKPATAQPPRLQRHN encoded by the coding sequence atgcaagGAAAGCGCAGCCAGCAACCAGCCAGCatccagccagcagccagccagcaacCAGCCAGCAGACAGCCAGAAGCCAGCCACAGCCAGCAACCAGCCAACAACCAGCCAGCAACCAGCCAGCAACAAGCAAACCACAGCCAGCAGACAGCCGGCaaccagccagcagccagccacagccagccGCAGCCAGCAAccagccacagccagccacagACAGCCAGAAACCAGCCAGCAGACAGCCAGCAGACAGCCGGCAGACAGCCAGCAACCAGCCAGCAGACAGCCAGCAACCAGCCAGCAACCAGCCAGCAGACAGCCAGCAGACAGCCAGCAACCAGCCAGCAGACAGCCAGCAACCAGCCACAACCAGCCAGCAGACAGCCAGCAGACAGCCAGCAACCAGCCAGCAGACAGCCAGCAACCAGCCACAACCAGCCAGCAGACAGCCAGCAGACAGCCAGCAACCAGCCACAACCAGCCAGCAGACAGCCAGCAGACAGCCAGCAGacagccacagccagccacagccagccagCAGACAGCCAGCAACCAGCCAGCAGACAGCCAGCAACCAGCCAGCAGACAGCCAGCAACCAGCCAGCAAccagccacagccagccacagACAGCCAGCAGACAGCCAGCAACCAGCCAGCAGACAGCCAGCAGACAGCCAGCAACCAGCCAGAAGCCAGCCACTGCTCAGCCCCCCAGGCTCCAGAGGCACAATTAA